In a genomic window of Pangasianodon hypophthalmus isolate fPanHyp1 chromosome 19, fPanHyp1.pri, whole genome shotgun sequence:
- the LOC117599688 gene encoding immunoglobulin alpha-2 heavy chain-like isoform X1: MMITVLVALCLLTSVKPSNIKELQVQKVKRGENVSIKCDDLSSDKNKLVWFRQSFGKVPQWVGRGGESSFRVGAGFNDGRFSISVNKNLLNLNIKEIKEEDTGTYFCAELLESSLHFGSGTLLVVEAEEMKQHPPTVTVMENGESLTLQCSVQAFNSSCEEQSVYWFRHGSGESHPSIIYTHGDGSDECEKSSEAGSPTQSCVYTLPKRKLTTSDNGAFYCAVAACGQILFTNGTEVKVIQGKENNHWIVVLTTSNIISIIVIMVLVGVLLKQRKGLFAFIIFKINLSVS; the protein is encoded by the exons ATGATGATCACAGTCCTTGTCGCTCTTTGTCTCTTAACATCAG tgaAACCTTCTAACATCAAGGAGCTTCAAGTTCAAAAAGTAAAGCGTGGAgaaaatgtttctataaaaTGTGACGACTTGTCcagtgataaaaataaattagtttgGTTCAGACAGAGTTTTGGAAAGGTTCCTCAGTGGGTagggagaggaggggagagCTCATTCAGAGTCGGTGCAGGATTTAATGATGGACGTTTCAGTattagtgtaaataaaaatctgcttAATCTCAacattaaagaaatcaaagaagaGGATACAGGAACATATTTCTGTGCAGAATTGCTGGAATCTTCACTACACTTTGGATCTGGAACCCTTTTGGTTGTTGAAG CTGAGGAGATGAAACAGCATCCTCCGACTGTAACGGTGATGGAGAACGGAGAGTCGCTCACACTCCAGTGCTCAGTACAAGCATTTAATTCAAGCTGCGAAGAACAGAGTGTGTACTGGTTCAGACACGGCTCAGGAGAATCTCATCCATCAATCATTTACACTCATGGAGACGGCAGTGATGAGTGTGAGAAGAGCTCTGAGGCTGGTTCTCCTACACAGAGCTGTGTCTACACTCTCCCCAAGAGGAAGCTCACAACCTCCGATAATGGAGCGTTCTACTGTGCTGTGGCTGCGTGTGGACAAATCCTCTTTACTAATGGAACTGAAGTTAAAGTAATTCAAGGAAAAG AAAATAACCATTGGATTGTTGTTTTAACAACGTCCAATATAATATCTATTATTGTAATCATGGTTCTTGTTGGAGTTTTacttaaacaaagaaaaggtttgtttgcttttattatttttaaaattaatttatcaGTATCATAA
- the LOC117599688 gene encoding immunoglobulin alpha-2 heavy chain-like isoform X2, whose product MITVLVALCLFTSVKPSNIKELQVQKVKRGENVSIKCDDLSSDKNKLVWFRQSFGKVPQWVGRGGESSFRVGAGFNDGRFSISVNKNLLNLNIKEIKEEDTGTYFCAELLESSLHFGSGTLLVVEAEEMKQHPPTVTVMENGESLTLQCSVQAFNSSCEEQSVYWFRHGSGESHPSIIYTHGDGSDECEKSSEAGSPTQSCVYTLPKRKLTTSDNGAFYCAVAACGQILFTNGTEVKVIQGKENNHWIVVLTTSNIISIIVIMVLVGVLLKQRKGLFAFIIFKINLSVS is encoded by the exons tgaAACCTTCTAACATCAAGGAGCTTCAAGTTCAAAAAGTAAAGCGTGGAgaaaatgtttctataaaaTGTGACGACTTGTCcagtgataaaaataaattagtttgGTTCAGACAGAGTTTTGGAAAGGTTCCTCAGTGGGTagggagaggaggggagagCTCATTCAGAGTCGGTGCAGGATTTAATGATGGACGTTTCAGTattagtgtaaataaaaatctgcttAATCTCAacattaaagaaatcaaagaagaGGATACAGGAACATATTTCTGTGCAGAATTGCTGGAATCTTCACTACACTTTGGATCTGGAACCCTTTTGGTTGTTGAAG CTGAGGAGATGAAACAGCATCCTCCGACTGTAACGGTGATGGAGAACGGAGAGTCGCTCACACTCCAGTGCTCAGTACAAGCATTTAATTCAAGCTGCGAAGAACAGAGTGTGTACTGGTTCAGACACGGCTCAGGAGAATCTCATCCATCAATCATTTACACTCATGGAGACGGCAGTGATGAGTGTGAGAAGAGCTCTGAGGCTGGTTCTCCTACACAGAGCTGTGTCTACACTCTCCCCAAGAGGAAGCTCACAACCTCCGATAATGGAGCGTTCTACTGTGCTGTGGCTGCGTGTGGACAAATCCTCTTTACTAATGGAACTGAAGTTAAAGTAATTCAAGGAAAAG AAAATAACCATTGGATTGTTGTTTTAACAACGTCCAATATAATATCTATTATTGTAATCATGGTTCTTGTTGGAGTTTTacttaaacaaagaaaaggtttgtttgcttttattatttttaaaattaatttatcaGTATCATAA